From Laspinema palackyanum D2c, one genomic window encodes:
- the devC gene encoding ABC transporter permease DevC: MMFRKIPLAWLQLSREKSRLLVAIAGIAFADILMFMQLGFRDALFDSSTRLHRSLTGDIVLISPRSQALISMQSFSRRRLYQTLAVPEVQSVSPLYLAIGTWKNPVNQSDRSILVLGIDPTKSALNLPEVQGNLDEIKRSDMALFDRDARPEFGPIPQLLQEGQRVKTEVGGRRIEVRGLFSLGASFGADGSLITSDLTFLKVFKRRNIHEVDVGLIYLKPGANVEAVIAQIQSRLPPDVLVLSHQGFIDREQNYWKTRTAIGFVFTLGTIMGFMVGIAIVYQILYTDVASHLAEYATLKAMGYADLYFVGVVLQEAVILAILGYIPALAIANFLLYTLTRNATRLPIAMTPERAVLVLVLTLIMCAISGAVALRKLRDADPADIF; this comes from the coding sequence ATGATGTTCCGAAAAATTCCTTTAGCTTGGTTACAATTGTCCCGGGAAAAAAGTCGCCTGTTGGTGGCGATCGCCGGGATTGCTTTTGCAGATATTTTGATGTTTATGCAGTTGGGATTTCGAGATGCCCTGTTTGATAGTTCGACTCGTCTACACCGGAGTTTGACGGGAGATATCGTGTTAATCAGTCCGCGATCGCAAGCGTTGATTTCCATGCAGTCTTTTTCCCGACGTCGCCTCTACCAAACCTTGGCGGTCCCGGAGGTGCAATCGGTCAGTCCTTTATATCTGGCGATCGGAACTTGGAAAAATCCGGTGAATCAAAGCGATCGCTCAATTTTAGTTTTGGGTATTGACCCGACTAAATCCGCATTGAATCTGCCCGAGGTTCAGGGGAACCTTGATGAAATTAAACGCTCAGATATGGCGCTATTTGACCGGGATGCTCGTCCAGAATTTGGGCCAATTCCGCAACTGTTACAAGAAGGTCAGAGGGTAAAAACTGAAGTAGGCGGGCGGAGAATTGAGGTTCGGGGATTGTTTAGTTTGGGTGCTTCTTTTGGGGCCGATGGGAGTTTGATTACCAGTGATTTAACCTTTTTAAAAGTGTTTAAACGGCGGAATATTCATGAGGTGGATGTGGGGTTAATTTATCTTAAACCCGGGGCCAATGTGGAAGCAGTAATTGCCCAGATTCAGTCTCGCTTACCTCCGGATGTGCTAGTTCTGAGTCATCAAGGGTTTATTGATCGTGAACAGAACTATTGGAAGACTCGGACGGCGATCGGTTTCGTGTTTACCCTGGGGACGATTATGGGGTTTATGGTGGGAATTGCGATCGTTTATCAGATTTTATATACGGATGTCGCCAGTCATCTGGCGGAATATGCTACCCTCAAGGCGATGGGATATGCGGATTTGTACTTTGTGGGAGTTGTATTACAGGAAGCGGTGATTTTAGCCATTTTGGGGTATATTCCGGCCTTGGCGATCGCCAATTTTCTGTTATATACTTTAACCCGCAATGCCACCCGTTTACCCATTGCCATGACCCCAGAACGGGCAGTTCTGGTTCTCGTTCTCACCCTGATCATGTGTGCTATCTCCGGCGCAGTCGCCTTGCGGAAACTGCGGGATGCTGACCCGGCGGATATTTTTTAG
- a CDS encoding HlyD family efflux transporter periplasmic adaptor subunit, with protein sequence MGHESVQDKDKKPDRQITAPSVPVADASLKTQTKAGRTPLERVSFFPPWVTLILVMAAIAIGGYSIYILLQTRPVTQERGTPTPIEAPPTLQYVSALGRVEPGSEVIQVSAANAMQGDRLGQLLVEEGDRVRVGQTIAILDSRDRLAAQLEQAKQQVKIAQAKLAQVKAGAKTGDIAAQEAAIARLQAQIPRDLAVQDATIARLRAQVEGDIAAQEATIDRFSAQLEGNVTAREAGISRLQAELQGQILTQEATIARLQAELTGQRAAQQATISRLLAQIQGDRAAQQATIARLQAERDERLAAQQALISQLQAKLQNAGIEFRRYEQLYQEGGISASVYDTKRLDVEVALQEVKAAQARLEELDRTTRQQQLEAVATLEKINETGAKLLEEARATLTKIEGTVGKQIEEARTNLQRVQATAVEQLQEEQAVLTQLDRTGQAELSEAEVKQEQLQKVGREQLNEAVVTRDRIRATGEQQLQEARAILESISEVRPVDVQLAEAEVDSAIAAEAEAQARLDEAFVRSPIEGRVLAIDSRPGESIAQDQGIVAIGQTDRMFVVAEVYETDIRYVRLGQRAAITSNAVDGELSGTVDRIGLEIGKKDVLETDPTADTDARVVEVKIRLDPEDSQRVAGLTNLQVEVIIATMSSPTVPTSPADPPISTPE encoded by the coding sequence ATGGGTCACGAGTCTGTTCAAGACAAGGATAAAAAACCCGATCGCCAAATTACTGCGCCCTCTGTTCCAGTTGCTGATGCATCCTTGAAGACTCAGACCAAGGCGGGGAGGACCCCATTAGAACGAGTGAGCTTTTTTCCCCCCTGGGTGACGTTGATCCTAGTGATGGCGGCGATCGCCATTGGGGGATATTCGATTTACATTTTATTACAGACGCGACCTGTAACTCAGGAAAGGGGAACACCGACCCCGATTGAAGCGCCTCCCACGCTGCAATATGTGAGTGCCTTGGGACGAGTCGAACCGGGTTCCGAAGTGATTCAAGTCTCTGCAGCCAACGCCATGCAGGGAGACCGATTGGGACAATTATTAGTGGAGGAAGGCGATCGCGTGCGTGTGGGTCAAACGATCGCCATTTTAGACAGTCGCGATCGCCTTGCCGCACAACTCGAACAAGCCAAACAACAGGTGAAAATCGCCCAAGCGAAATTAGCGCAAGTTAAAGCCGGGGCCAAAACGGGTGATATTGCCGCCCAAGAAGCAGCCATCGCCCGCTTACAGGCCCAGATTCCCCGGGATTTGGCGGTTCAGGATGCCACCATTGCGCGCCTTCGTGCTCAGGTGGAAGGGGATATCGCCGCACAAGAGGCGACCATTGACCGTTTTAGCGCCCAATTAGAGGGGAATGTCACCGCTAGGGAAGCCGGGATTTCTCGCCTGCAAGCAGAACTCCAAGGTCAGATTCTGACCCAAGAGGCGACGATCGCCCGCTTGCAAGCGGAACTCACCGGTCAAAGGGCGGCCCAACAAGCGACAATTTCTCGCCTACTTGCTCAGATTCAAGGCGATCGCGCCGCACAACAAGCCACAATTGCCCGCTTACAAGCCGAACGCGATGAGAGACTCGCCGCACAACAAGCGCTCATTTCTCAATTGCAGGCGAAACTCCAAAATGCGGGGATAGAGTTCCGACGCTACGAGCAACTTTACCAAGAAGGAGGGATTAGTGCCTCGGTTTATGATACAAAACGCCTGGATGTGGAAGTGGCACTGCAAGAGGTGAAAGCGGCGCAGGCGAGACTCGAAGAACTTGATCGCACTACTCGTCAGCAACAGTTAGAAGCCGTCGCCACCTTAGAGAAAATTAATGAAACTGGGGCGAAACTTCTGGAGGAAGCCCGGGCCACTCTCACTAAAATTGAGGGGACCGTGGGCAAGCAAATTGAAGAGGCTAGGACCAATCTGCAACGAGTCCAAGCCACGGCAGTAGAACAATTGCAGGAAGAACAAGCAGTATTAACTCAATTGGATCGCACAGGTCAAGCGGAACTGAGTGAGGCCGAAGTTAAGCAGGAACAACTCCAAAAAGTGGGCCGGGAACAACTCAATGAGGCAGTCGTCACTCGCGATCGGATTCGGGCGACGGGGGAACAGCAACTCCAGGAAGCCCGAGCCATTTTAGAGAGTATTTCCGAAGTGCGACCCGTAGATGTGCAACTGGCGGAGGCGGAGGTGGATAGTGCGATCGCCGCAGAAGCCGAAGCCCAGGCGCGTCTGGATGAAGCCTTTGTGCGCTCACCCATTGAGGGTCGAGTGCTTGCCATTGACAGCCGACCCGGGGAAAGTATTGCTCAAGATCAAGGCATCGTGGCGATCGGGCAAACAGACCGAATGTTTGTCGTTGCTGAGGTTTATGAAACCGATATTCGGTATGTGCGCTTGGGTCAACGGGCAGCAATTACAAGTAATGCGGTGGATGGAGAATTGTCCGGTACTGTCGATCGCATCGGGTTAGAAATTGGCAAAAAAGATGTTTTAGAAACGGACCCGACTGCGGATACCGATGCCCGAGTGGTGGAGGTGAAAATTCGCCTCGACCCCGAGGATAGTCAACGGGTTGCCGGGTTAACCAATTTACAAGTGGAGGTTATTATTGCCACAATGTCATCGCCAACGGTTCCCACCAGTCCGGCAGATCCACCCATCAGCACTCCCGAGTAA
- a CDS encoding S8 family peptidase — MKKLLLLSLFIVGLSFALFNFKGLANQGTFESIVLDFRDDLPRVELDQQINAIASEYGVTPRLNSEFSVDDHLYVVNGDRDLLKTLKKSEVSQYTEYIEPAYEYQTLDIPNDPFYAQQWNLRSINVEKAWSDTKGSGITVAVIDTGVSRVPDLKNTKFVKGYDFVNNRELADDDNGHGTHVAGTIAQTTNNGYGVAGIAYEASIMPLKVLSASGGGNVADIAEAIKFAADNGADVINMSLGGAGESNAMKEAVAYAHNKGVVIIAAAGNEQRNSASYPARYTNVIGVAAIDSTGQKAPYSNFGAGVDISAPGGDTTKGNEGGILQETISFDPDTNLPGFAFQAYQGTSMAAPHVAGVAALIKASGVTDPEKITAILKESAREVKEDPLNHFGAGHLDAASAVALAKTGQFDFGHFFSDFFRWLRDNGYLNPRFWIDGGVYALLPKVLMVVGSYLIAWLLKMYFPFSWTMSMATGLVAGSSGLFVFRGFYIFDLPQWPFRILGSSIPELGTSISGSSAFNPLFASVLIPVVLILLLLGHPQWKWFAIGSTIGVATCLGISALLAPAPTLLWIGSGIGARAFLLVNAFLCLALARIAMKDEGQIA; from the coding sequence ATGAAAAAACTTCTGCTCCTCTCCTTATTTATAGTGGGTTTGAGCTTTGCCCTGTTTAACTTCAAGGGTTTAGCCAATCAAGGCACTTTCGAGTCCATTGTTCTGGATTTTCGGGATGATCTTCCCCGAGTCGAACTCGACCAACAAATCAATGCGATCGCCTCCGAGTATGGCGTTACCCCCCGTCTCAACTCCGAGTTTTCCGTGGATGATCACCTGTATGTGGTCAACGGCGATCGCGACCTACTCAAGACCCTCAAAAAATCTGAGGTTTCTCAATACACAGAATACATTGAGCCCGCTTACGAATATCAAACCCTCGATATTCCCAACGACCCATTCTACGCCCAACAGTGGAATCTGCGCAGCATCAACGTAGAAAAAGCCTGGAGTGACACCAAAGGCAGTGGCATCACCGTCGCAGTGATTGATACCGGAGTCAGTCGCGTTCCGGACTTAAAAAATACCAAATTTGTCAAAGGATACGACTTCGTTAACAATCGCGAACTCGCCGATGATGATAATGGACATGGGACCCACGTCGCTGGAACCATCGCCCAAACTACCAATAATGGCTATGGCGTCGCTGGAATCGCTTATGAAGCCAGCATCATGCCCCTGAAAGTCTTAAGCGCCAGTGGGGGCGGCAACGTTGCCGATATCGCCGAAGCGATTAAATTTGCGGCAGATAACGGGGCCGATGTGATTAACATGAGCTTGGGTGGGGCCGGTGAAAGTAACGCCATGAAAGAGGCAGTCGCCTACGCCCATAACAAAGGAGTCGTCATCATTGCTGCTGCTGGCAACGAACAGCGCAACAGTGCCTCCTATCCAGCCCGCTATACCAACGTGATTGGCGTAGCGGCGATCGATTCCACCGGACAAAAAGCCCCCTACTCTAACTTTGGGGCCGGTGTAGATATTTCCGCCCCCGGTGGCGATACCACCAAAGGAAACGAAGGCGGAATCCTCCAGGAAACCATCTCCTTTGACCCCGATACCAATCTTCCCGGTTTTGCCTTTCAAGCTTATCAAGGCACCAGTATGGCGGCCCCTCATGTGGCCGGTGTCGCAGCCTTGATTAAAGCCTCTGGCGTCACTGACCCGGAAAAAATTACCGCAATCCTCAAAGAATCAGCGCGGGAAGTGAAAGAAGACCCCCTCAACCACTTTGGGGCGGGACATCTGGATGCTGCTAGTGCAGTAGCCCTCGCTAAAACGGGTCAATTTGATTTTGGTCACTTCTTTAGCGACTTCTTCCGCTGGTTGCGCGATAACGGCTATCTCAACCCCCGTTTCTGGATTGATGGCGGCGTTTACGCCCTGTTACCGAAAGTCTTAATGGTCGTCGGGTCCTATCTGATTGCCTGGTTACTGAAGATGTATTTCCCGTTCAGTTGGACCATGAGTATGGCGACGGGACTGGTTGCTGGCAGTTCTGGATTATTCGTCTTCCGTGGATTCTATATCTTTGATCTACCCCAGTGGCCCTTCCGTATCCTGGGCAGTTCAATTCCAGAATTAGGAACCTCCATCTCCGGCAGTAGTGCCTTCAATCCGCTATTTGCCAGTGTCCTCATTCCCGTGGTTCTGATTCTGTTGCTGTTGGGACATCCCCAATGGAAATGGTTTGCGATCGGTTCCACCATTGGGGTGGCAACCTGTCTGGGAATTAGTGCCCTGTTAGCACCGGCCCCAACCTTATTATGGATTGGCAGTGGCATCGGTGCCCGGGCCTTTTTACTGGTGAATGCCTTCTTATGCTTGGCACTTGCCCGGATCGCGATGAAGGATGAGGGACAAATTGCATGA
- a CDS encoding DevA family ABC transporter ATP-binding protein, with amino-acid sequence MDAHHAASFNAKKIYSRPFPVVEIENVNHYFGKGPLRKQILFDIKLRINSGEIVLMTGPSGSGKTTLLTLMGGLRSTQEGSLKVCNQQLCGASPKQLVQVRRNIGYIFQAHNLLNCLTARQNVQMSLDLHSQPGDESKMKAKATAMLESVGLREWVDYYPENLSGGQKQRVAIARALASHPQLVLADEPTAALDSKSGRDVVELMQRLAKEQGCTILLVTHDPRILDIADRIVQMEDGRLKEGKG; translated from the coding sequence ATGGATGCTCATCACGCCGCTAGTTTCAACGCTAAAAAGATTTATTCTCGGCCCTTTCCGGTGGTAGAAATTGAAAACGTCAATCATTATTTTGGCAAAGGGCCGCTGCGAAAACAAATTTTATTTGATATCAAATTAAGGATTAATTCGGGAGAAATTGTCTTAATGACCGGACCATCGGGTTCAGGGAAAACCACCTTATTAACCTTAATGGGAGGATTGCGATCGACCCAAGAAGGGAGTCTGAAAGTTTGTAATCAACAACTTTGTGGGGCGAGTCCCAAGCAATTGGTGCAAGTTCGGCGGAATATTGGGTATATTTTTCAAGCCCATAACTTGTTAAACTGTTTAACCGCAAGGCAAAATGTTCAAATGTCGCTGGATTTGCATTCTCAACCCGGGGACGAGAGCAAAATGAAAGCCAAAGCGACGGCAATGTTAGAATCGGTTGGATTAAGGGAATGGGTGGATTATTATCCAGAAAACCTATCCGGGGGACAAAAACAACGGGTGGCGATCGCCCGTGCATTAGCGAGTCATCCTCAACTGGTTTTAGCGGATGAACCCACCGCTGCATTAGATAGTAAATCCGGTCGAGATGTGGTAGAACTGATGCAACGTTTGGCAAAAGAACAAGGTTGTACTATTTTGCTGGTGACTCATGACCCCCGGATTTTAGACATTGCCGATCGCATCGTTCAGATGGAAGATGGACGACTTAAGGAAGGGAAGGGATAG
- a CDS encoding aspartate aminotransferase family protein — MSPETLISQPPLETNPSVFDPAEFDAAVMTTYGRFPLALERGQGCRVWDTQGRAYLDFVAGIATCTLGHAHPAMVQAVTEQIQKLHHVSNLYYIPEQGALAQWLVDHSCADRVFFCNSGAEANEGAIKLARKYAHTVLHIDEPVILTAHASFHGRTLATITATGQPKYQKNFDPLVPGFAYVPFNDIEAIKAAVAEFDGGEKRRVAAILLEPLQGEGGVRPGDVSYFQAVRQICDDLGILLILDEVQVGMGRTGKLWGYENLGIEPDIFTSAKGLGGGIPIGATLCKSHCNVFQPGDHASTYGGNPFACGVALTVCQTLEQDNLLANAAQRGEQLRQGLEAIATEYPNLIAEVRGWGLINGLELSAETEMTSIEIVKVAMAAGLLLVPAGPKVVRFVPPLIVTESEVDEALATLKEAIAQLSA; from the coding sequence GTGAGTCCAGAAACCCTCATTTCCCAGCCCCCCCTCGAAACGAACCCGTCTGTTTTTGACCCTGCGGAGTTTGATGCAGCGGTGATGACCACCTACGGACGCTTTCCCCTGGCCCTAGAACGGGGTCAGGGATGCCGCGTTTGGGATACCCAAGGGCGAGCATACCTGGATTTTGTTGCCGGGATTGCCACCTGTACCCTTGGACACGCGCATCCGGCAATGGTCCAGGCAGTGACGGAACAAATCCAAAAACTGCATCATGTGTCTAACTTGTATTATATTCCCGAACAGGGGGCATTAGCCCAGTGGTTGGTGGATCATTCCTGTGCCGATCGCGTGTTTTTCTGTAACTCCGGTGCAGAAGCAAATGAAGGTGCTATCAAACTCGCCCGCAAATATGCTCACACCGTATTACATATTGATGAGCCGGTGATTTTAACCGCCCATGCCAGTTTCCACGGACGTACCCTCGCCACGATTACGGCCACGGGTCAACCCAAATATCAGAAGAATTTCGACCCGTTGGTACCGGGGTTTGCTTATGTGCCGTTTAATGATATTGAGGCTATCAAAGCCGCAGTCGCCGAATTCGATGGAGGCGAAAAGCGTCGAGTTGCGGCCATTCTCCTCGAACCGCTACAGGGAGAAGGCGGCGTCCGTCCCGGGGATGTGAGTTACTTCCAGGCAGTCCGCCAAATTTGCGATGATTTAGGCATTTTACTGATTTTAGATGAAGTACAGGTGGGAATGGGCCGGACTGGGAAGCTGTGGGGATATGAAAACCTCGGCATTGAACCGGATATCTTTACCTCAGCTAAAGGGTTAGGCGGTGGAATCCCGATTGGGGCAACATTATGTAAATCCCATTGTAATGTCTTTCAACCGGGGGATCATGCCAGCACTTATGGGGGGAATCCCTTCGCCTGTGGGGTGGCCCTCACAGTCTGTCAAACCCTGGAACAGGACAATTTGTTAGCCAACGCCGCACAACGGGGGGAACAATTACGCCAGGGATTAGAGGCGATCGCCACTGAATATCCCAATCTAATTGCTGAAGTGCGCGGTTGGGGACTGATTAATGGTCTGGAGTTGTCTGCTGAGACGGAAATGACTTCGATTGAGATTGTCAAAGTAGCAATGGCAGCCGGATTATTACTGGTTCCGGCAGGACCGAAAGTGGTGCGGTTTGTTCCGCCTTTGATTGTTACTGAGTCAGAAGTAGATGAAGCATTAGCAACCCTTAAAGAGGCGATCGCGCAATTGAGCGCTTAG
- a CDS encoding HAD-IIB family hydrolase yields the protein MKSLPLSQLQIHHSLQRVAVVATDLDGTLTHQGKFTPDLLQALAALAAASVAVVIVTGRSAGWVSGLVSYLPVVGAIAENGGIFYPSNGTPVLLTAIADLKTHRQQLAAAFASLLTEFPHLRETSDNPFRVTDWTFEVAGLTSDHLQRLRSLCAEMGWGFTFSTVHCHIKPHQQDKAVALMQVLGDRFPDYSSDRVVTVGDSPNDESLFDNTLFPLSVGVANIAEYGDILTHHPAYVTDLPESEGFCELVRAILAAQLP from the coding sequence ATGAAATCTTTACCCTTATCTCAACTTCAGATCCATCATAGCCTGCAACGAGTGGCCGTGGTAGCAACGGATCTGGATGGGACCCTGACTCACCAGGGGAAATTTACCCCGGATTTGTTACAAGCATTGGCGGCATTAGCGGCAGCATCTGTGGCGGTGGTGATCGTCACGGGACGATCGGCGGGATGGGTGAGTGGGTTAGTCAGTTATCTGCCGGTAGTGGGGGCGATCGCCGAAAATGGCGGGATTTTCTACCCCAGCAATGGGACTCCTGTCCTGTTAACTGCGATCGCCGATTTAAAGACTCATCGCCAGCAACTAGCGGCAGCTTTTGCCTCTCTCTTGACTGAATTTCCCCATCTGCGAGAGACTTCGGATAATCCATTTCGAGTCACAGATTGGACCTTTGAGGTGGCGGGACTGACTTCAGATCATTTGCAGCGATTGAGGTCCCTCTGTGCCGAAATGGGTTGGGGATTTACTTTTAGTACAGTTCATTGTCATATCAAACCCCACCAGCAGGATAAGGCAGTGGCCCTGATGCAGGTTTTGGGCGATCGCTTCCCTGACTACAGCAGCGATCGCGTCGTGACGGTGGGGGATAGTCCCAACGATGAGAGTTTATTCGACAACACCCTGTTTCCCTTGTCGGTGGGGGTTGCCAATATTGCTGAATACGGGGATATCCTCACCCATCACCCCGCCTATGTCACGGATTTACCGGAATCCGAGGGGTTTTGCGAGTTAGTTCGCGCCATTCTTGCCGCCCAATTGCCTTAA
- a CDS encoding RDD family protein — MASYPAQSLFPGFFRRIIAAVIDFILIALVWFSVGLGIDFLPRTGVNSITFIAPDVPKIFIVFLVFIVYFTLLEATLGWTLGKLIFQEEVVTLRGRRPSLLQALVRNLFKPVDMLLLLAPLLMSPKTQTLGDRYARTLVINRDAGVPGIIVEDRYIFTFKKIIGIILLLVSLAGLGIGFSLMRTYLPEIRSVNQAATNHFMRLEKGIAINQNVRAAYENASSQLREQMTFEEYQQRLQENPFLPIALERRGEIKFNEWTFQEEEGQRVAAVLKGNLDSLFEIEVNLAKEQNQWKFVSGNFMPTGQ; from the coding sequence ATGGCAAGTTACCCGGCCCAAAGTTTATTTCCTGGCTTTTTCCGAAGGATAATTGCAGCGGTCATTGATTTTATTCTGATTGCCCTGGTTTGGTTCTCTGTGGGATTAGGAATTGATTTTTTACCCCGTACTGGCGTAAATAGTATTACCTTTATTGCTCCGGATGTTCCCAAGATTTTTATTGTATTTTTAGTTTTTATTGTTTATTTTACCTTGTTAGAAGCCACCTTGGGTTGGACTTTGGGTAAGTTAATTTTTCAAGAAGAAGTCGTCACCCTACGGGGACGCCGCCCTAGTCTGCTTCAAGCGCTGGTCCGGAATCTTTTTAAGCCGGTGGATATGCTCTTGCTTCTAGCGCCGTTGTTAATGTCGCCGAAAACCCAAACTTTGGGCGATCGCTATGCCAGAACTTTAGTGATTAATCGGGATGCGGGGGTTCCGGGCATTATTGTTGAGGACCGATATATTTTTACGTTTAAAAAGATAATTGGCATTATTTTGCTGTTGGTGAGTTTAGCGGGATTGGGGATAGGATTTTCGTTGATGAGAACTTATCTACCCGAAATTCGGTCCGTGAATCAAGCCGCAACTAATCATTTTATGCGCCTAGAAAAAGGCATTGCCATAAATCAAAATGTCCGGGCCGCTTATGAAAATGCCTCCAGTCAGCTTCGGGAGCAAATGACCTTTGAGGAATATCAACAAAGACTCCAAGAAAATCCATTTCTGCCCATAGCATTAGAAAGACGCGGCGAGATTAAGTTTAATGAATGGACATTTCAAGAAGAAGAGGGTCAGCGGGTAGCGGCAGTGCTTAAGGGCAATTTGGATAGTCTGTTTGAGATTGAGGTTAATCTGGCGAAAGAACAGAATCAATGGAAATTTGTGTCCGGGAATTTTATGCCGACGGGTCAGTAA